In Erigeron canadensis isolate Cc75 chromosome 8, C_canadensis_v1, whole genome shotgun sequence, the DNA window AGTGGTAAACACTTTGgtctctggaaacagaggtcatagGTTCAatcctcatctcatgcaaaggttggagggtcttttctaccatttaggtagaacatGAAAGCAACCTCTCTATTTTGGTAAATGTAAGGTTTGCCTACAACTTAACCTCCTCCATACACCGTCAAGATATTGGGGCTCAGAATCCACAAAAGACGACACTAAGcagttcttttctttttagtttttgtaagATCATGCTACAATCCCAAATTTTGCTGTCTTtcgtcttttatttttttacaaggATATTAACCGATTTTTggtttaataaaacaaatagatttataagagttatagatctatccatctatttattttatttaaataacatGTTTTGGTGTCTAGTTTTGTTTATCAACAAATTGTAAATTCACGATGATAATCATAAAAGCCAAATACTGTACTAGCTATATGCTACTTCTGTGTCGTTCCTGCTTCCAACTTCCACGCAAACAACTTGTAAACACAATTTTCTTCCCTGTCCATATCATTAATTgattaatctatactatattataaaacagatttctgttagattttcaacattgaatttaaaattttcaatattgattttaagtattttctcaaaatattcatcttatctattctatatttacttaaaataactataataccctttctcttttctcaaatctcaaccaatcatcttttttttctcctccttaaatcatttattcctccaatttattcaaaatcttttatctcaaaaaccgtacgtcgataaattataaaaattgtatgggtgttcttaaaatttcatgctatttcattagagatgtcattcgatatactttcgacaaatttttaaatccgaggacggagcccgtatggctaagacatttgactatcatactttatgaacTAGGAATCATCACTACCATTTCACCGCCGCAAAGCACAAGTACTTACTCTCGtgtattatttatacatatacttcGACATGTGATTATATATCCAACTATCCAAGTCAAGATTCATGACAACTGGACAATCATAAgggttattttcttttcttttcttcgtCTGATAGTTTTTGTATTAAGTTTGAAAGCCTAAATTCATAGCAGGTGAATTTCTATGATCACAGATCACTAAAATACTTATGCCTACCATAAAACTTGTGACTTTCACATTAAAAGACACAAGCTATTAATAATGGTCCATCTTAATGGTTAATGGTTTGACAACGACAACGGTACCTAATCCCGGCATAAGCCGTGGTACGGtggaggtatgatgtagacaaaCCTTACCcttacacaaaggtagagaaactgcttccagatccaccgagatggaagggacctccggcccaaGAATGAAAAATATGGTTAGATCAATCGGAGTGGAATCCTTAACCGAATGAAAATAATCTCGATCTCAAGCTCTCAATCTCAAATACTCGATCTGGATCTCAACATCATAGGCTCAATCACCGATCTAAGATAAAGGAGAAATAGCCGTTGAGGTGAGATTCATAAAGTTGAATATAAATCAAGGAACTTCCTCAATGcattacttttttttgaaaggtgtggatcaaTTTCACTGAAGGActttttgtgaaattttttaaatgtCTTTTCCATGTCTCAAACTTGAAACCTATAGCATGTAAAGCTGGTACTCAACCACTGAACTATTATGGGAATTACTTCTCCCTGCATTACTAATTTACTATTATCATTCTACAAAggattattttgttgttttttatttatttattttactttttacatgTTGTGTTATTCGTTGGAATAACCTAATCTGTCTCTAATAAATTGACGTTGGTATGACTACAATGAGAAACATGCCTTTCTATAAAACAAGGCCATACAAggttataaaatattaaatttacaaaatacataattattattaatttattatattagtatatatagtgACTACATTGTAATCTAGTAGTTTATGGCCGGTTTGATTTTACTCGTATTATACAAGTTTGAAGGATAAGCATTTGATTAGTATGTGGTCTAGTGGTTAATGGTCAAGAATAAGCATTTAAATACTTAGATTTTTCACCTTTCCTACATTTTTAACTTAAATAATTCACCAAACCCATATAACCACTTTGTATATGTTTGGCTCGTTCAATATAACCCCTTTTTATTTGACCACCTAATAAGTGTGTAAACGAACTAAGCCAAAAGTTTATCTCGTTTCAAGTTAGTGTGGTAGGTAGAGGCTAAAAGTAATAACAAAAGAAACCAATATTTGTCAAGTCAATTTGATCAGATTGGCACCCAACCATAGACCCCACTTCCACCAAAAACACCTACTCTCTTATTCACCAACCACATCTCATATTATAGTTCCCATTTTACCCTTATAGCGCACCTTAATCTCCATAATGTCCTATTTCACCAACCCCAGCCATCAACCAAGCTACCAACAACCAAGCCCATATAAACATTTTGCCCCATGACCAAATATTCAGCCACCTTAAAACACTTTTCATACATACATTTCTTTCGTTTAACACATTACATCATTTTTCACAATGACCACAAACTCAGAGACCGTGTTTCGATCAAAATTACCAGACATTTACATACCAAAACATCTTCCGTTGCACGAATATTGTTTTGAGAACATCTCAAGTTTTAGTACTCGCCCGTGTTTAATTGATGGCGCAACGGGCCATGAGTACACTTTTGCTGATGTGGAGCTGACTTCACGAAAAGTTGGTTCTGCCTTTCACAAACTTGGCATAACCAAAGGTGACGTGATCATGATTCTGCTACCAAATTCGCCAGAATTTGTCTTCTCGTTCCTTGGCGCGTCTTATATTGGTGCTATCTCCACTATGGCTAACCCGTTTTTCACCTCGGCCGAGATTATTAAACAATTGAAAGCATCTAGCCCGAAaatgatcataacccaatcagCCCACGTGGCTAAAGTAAAAGACTACGCTTTAGAGAAATCAATACATATGGTTTGTATTGACTCAGCTCCCGAAAAATGCATGCACTTTTCAGAGCTGACATCCGGGGACGAGACTCAGCTCCCTGAAGTCCAGATATCCCCGGATGACGTAGTGGCATTGCCTTATTCATCGGGGACCACTGGACTACCAAAAGGAGTCATGTTAACACACAAAGGACTAGTTACAAGTGTGGCTCAACAAGTAGATGGCGAAAACCCGAACTTATGGATTCATAGTGAAGACGTGCTGATATGTGTGCTGCCATTGTTTCATATCTACTCGTTGAACTCGATATTGTTGTGTGGGCTACGTGCAGGAGCGGCTATTCTAATTATGCAAAAATTCGATATAGTTCCATTTTTGGAGCTGATTGAGAAATACAAGGTGACAATTGGCCCGTTTGTTCCGCCTATTGTTTTAGCAATCGCGAAAAACGAAGAGGTGGTCGATAACTACGATTTATCTTCGATTAGGACAGTCATGTCTGGTGCAGCTCCCTTAGGGAAAGAACTTGAAGACACTGTCAGGGCTAAGTTCCCTAATGCCAAACTTGGACAGGTAACCGGCCAATTCATTTCTATACTagcattaattaatatatagaaTGCCGCAAACGATTACTAATATCTTTGCATCTCAAGATATATCTATAATAGTTTGACTctagtatatttatatactcTCGTAtcctgtgtttttttttgacACAACTGAGTATTGTTGCTAGTAGTATAATTAGCTATGGGATCAAACTGTTACAATTTTGTTGGCTTGTAATAATCAATTAAGTATGTGTAAATGATTATAGGGTTACGGAATGACAGAGGCCGGACCAGTGCTGGCAATGTGTTTAGCTTTCGCTAAAGAGCCATTCGAGATCAAATCAGGAGCATGTGGAACAGTTGTTCGCAATGCTGAAATGAAGATAGTCGATCCAGACACGGGTGCTTCTCTCCCTAGGAACCAACGTGGCGAGATCTGTATTCGCGGTGACCAGATCATGAAAGGTCAGTAGAATTTTCGAGCACGTGTATATGAATTGTTATAACACTATATGTTTCACAATCTTACCTAAAATGGCAATATATGCATTATTTGATAGGTTACCTAAATGATCCGGAAGCAACTAAGAGAACGATTGAAGACGGATGGTTGCACACCGGAGACATTGGGTACATTGATGACGATGATGAGCTTTTCATCGTTGATAGATTAAAGGAGTTGATTAAGTACAAGGGTTTTCAAGTCGCTCCCGCGGAGCTTGAAGCATTGCTACTTACACATAATGACATATCGGATGTTGCTGTTGTCCCGTAAGTTATTTGAACTTTACAGCATCTTTGGAGTTTAGTGTTTAGGGtttatgaattttaattaatgttCGATATTCAAATATTCGTATTCTAGAATGCAAGACGACGGTGCTGGAGAGGTTCCCGTTGCTTTTGTTGTCAAATCAAACGGATCGACAGTCACAGAAGCTGAAATCAAACAATTTGTTTCAAAGCAGGTAACTTATTCTTTTCAATCTGACccgacccaacccaacccaacccgactcattttaaatttagatataaactgtacatatataatattttgttagAATAATGGCAAAAATGTGCACATTTTAACtataataatgtttttatgAATTTCAGGTGGTTTTCTATAAGAGAATTAACCGTGTATTTTTTGTTGACACAATTCCTAAATCACCATCTGGAAAAATTCTTCGTAAGGATTTGAGAGCAAAGTTAGCTGCTGGTGGCCCAAATTAAGTTGTTTGTGCACACCAACctgtttgtatatttatattatgtgtTCCTATGTGGATAAGAAATGAATGGATTGGATATGAGTTGCAACGTTTAGTTTGTAAAAGTATCATCGTCAAAAGTTGTTGTACCACATCTAATCCGAGAAAACAAGTACCTAACTTCCAAGTTGAAGAAAGTATTTTGTCTATTTTACTTCAATGTGATGTTATTGTattttgtaacttgaatttAATTAAGAAGTCGTGTTAATATTATTAGGGGATAGGTTAAGAATTAGTGAATTTtacatatctaaaaaaaaaacatacaagtATTTTATAATACTTAGAGACAAAGGTGTAATCGGCTTATTTGATCGGCAAGTTTTATTGGTTTGTTTTGGCTTCTTATAACATATGCATTGGCAAATTGTATTAACACTTTTTGGCAAGTTGTTGGTATTGACCGATTGTGGCAATCATTGGCAAGTGTAGAAGATTCTCttacttttgtttttacttgtttttattttattttatttattttttgacaaGTATTGGCAAGAAATAACACTATACCACTCATTTTGGTAAGCAATTATTGGCTACATATTGGCAAGTCCACGTGATAATCTCTTATTGGATGAAAATTTGTTAATAGTTTGGCTTTACACTCTTGCtctttatatttatagaaaagaatcaaatatatatatatatatatagtatatttaaatatttataaaaaagaaagatcAAACCATATGTCAAATTAaagatgatgaaaaaaaaaaaatccatgtgTCATATGATGACATATGATCATAAAACTTATACGAGTAGCAATCTATATGATAACAATGCTTCAATTAATCAAATGCAAATCCAatcaaagaaaacatgaaagTTAAACAACTGAGCTGAATTGTGATTCCAAAAGGGGTCATGaattaaacaaaatcaattagTACTTTGGATTAGCTTTGTCATAAAACGACATATCATTAATAGCATTCGGATAAGTTACGTCATAAACTATTACACACTTCATCACAAACTGAACATGTCTACAATCCCATcatgaataaaatatatataaaaatatgcatTATAAATTCAATATTAATCATATGACTGGACGTGTTCTTTATCATATttaacattgattttatcatAAGGAAATCAAACCTTAGAAAGGATATTTTAAGACTTTCATCCAAATTGTAGGGTGAGATAAGATATATTGTATTTGGTGAGAGATTTTAGGGTTATTGTTTTTTTCAACCAGATTTATGGTTAGAACCTTAACATTATCGAGTAATATTTGAGATAATCAAATTTTGAAGCAGTGTAATAGCGGGGTATTAAAAGAAGTTAGTGTCATGTCATTGCCACGTGGACCCAAGATGATAATGTGGTGAAGTTTGAATAAGTCATTTATTTAGTTTCTGCTTATTTTAATTGTGCAAATAAAGTAGTAACAGCTAGTAGAATGAGTCTTTGAGTAGTTAAGGAAGTCCAGGTCTTTCTCCTATTTTTGTGGTTAGTCATTGTGAACGTTGGAGGTGCTCCACGTCTATTTATAGTGCAGTTTTCTATCATTTTAGTATTCACAAATATTCAGTAGAAAAGCTCTTTCATTTTATGAGCATACTTGTGTCTTTTATTTATCATATTTTCCTTCAATAAAAACATAGCTACTGTCAGCTATTTGTTAGTTGCTTTGTTCTTCATACTTTCTTATttatcaagtggtatcagagccacaaTGAGTGATCTCCAATTAGTAAGCGGTGTGAAGAAACTCAACCATCAAAACTACAATACATGGGCTACCTGTATCAGTTCGTATCTACAGGGGCAAGATCTGTGGGAGGTTGTAAACGGGTCTGAGACAACACAACCGGAGGAAGACGCTCAAGGTGGGCTGCGAAAATGGAAGATCAAAGCAGGAAAAGCTATGTTTGTGCTGAAGACTACTGTGGAAGAGAAGTGGCTGGAACATATTCGAGATGCAACAAACCCAAAGGAGGCCTGGGATGTGCTCTCGGTATTGTTTTCTAAGAAGAACGACACGAAACTACTACTATTAGAAAATGAGCTGCTGTCAGTGAATCAACAGGAGTTAACCATTAACCAATACTTCCACAAAGTGAAAACTTTGTGTCGAGAAATTGGTGAACTCGATCCGGAAGCCAAAATTGGTGAACCGCGTATGAAGAGAATCATCATACATGGTTTGAAGGCTAAGTATCGAACTTTTGTAGCAGCAATCCAGGGTTGGCCTAAGCAACCGACTCTTGGTGAATTCAAAAATTTGCTAGCCGATCAAGAGGCACTAGCAAAACAAATGGGTAGCCTAAGTGTAAGCTCTCCAAAACAGGAGGTTGAGGCCTTGTATGCTGAACGAGGAAAAGGAAAATACAAGCATGATAAGAGTCGTGGTTTCAACAATCAACCAGAAAAAGGGAGACACCAGGAATGCTCAAACGAACCTGATCAGGGAGAGCATTCTGGTTACAAAAAGAACCAACGAAAAAGTAAGAAAttttcgtttaagtgttataaTTGCGGGAAGAAAGGGCATCTCGCAAAGCACTGCAGATCGCCTAAGGCTGAAGAAAGTAATGCTGCTACAACGAGAGTTGAAGAAGGTTGGGATGCAGAGGCCTTGGTTGCTCAAACAGAAGATGCATTTGCCTTCACAGCCACCACTGAAAAACAAGATAACCGGCTGGAGGATTGGATTGTGGATTCGGGGTGTACGAATCACATGACTGGTGATAAGAAGAAGCTCTCTAATGTTAGTAGATATGGCGGAAGCAGAGTAGTAGTGTTGGCCGACAATTCCAGGCACCCTATCGAGAGCACTGGAGATGTAATCTTTCCGACTAGCAATCGTAGTCCAGGTTTAACCCTGAATAATGTTTATCATGTTAAGGGAATGAAAAAGAATTTACTATCAGTTCCACAATTTACAGAAGATGGGCACTATGTTCTACTTGGTCCCAAAGATGTAAAGATTTTCAAAGAGTTCGAAACACTGTCAATTCCCATTCTGCAAGGTCAGAAAAGAGAAGCGGTTTATGTGTTGAATGCCGAGTCTGCATATGTAAATCGTGCCAAAGGGAATAACA includes these proteins:
- the LOC122611236 gene encoding 4-coumarate--CoA ligase 2-like; protein product: MTTNSETVFRSKLPDIYIPKHLPLHEYCFENISSFSTRPCLIDGATGHEYTFADVELTSRKVGSAFHKLGITKGDVIMILLPNSPEFVFSFLGASYIGAISTMANPFFTSAEIIKQLKASSPKMIITQSAHVAKVKDYALEKSIHMVCIDSAPEKCMHFSELTSGDETQLPEVQISPDDVVALPYSSGTTGLPKGVMLTHKGLVTSVAQQVDGENPNLWIHSEDVLICVLPLFHIYSLNSILLCGLRAGAAILIMQKFDIVPFLELIEKYKVTIGPFVPPIVLAIAKNEEVVDNYDLSSIRTVMSGAAPLGKELEDTVRAKFPNAKLGQGYGMTEAGPVLAMCLAFAKEPFEIKSGACGTVVRNAEMKIVDPDTGASLPRNQRGEICIRGDQIMKGYLNDPEATKRTIEDGWLHTGDIGYIDDDDELFIVDRLKELIKYKGFQVAPAELEALLLTHNDISDVAVVPMQDDGAGEVPVAFVVKSNGSTVTEAEIKQFVSKQVVFYKRINRVFFVDTIPKSPSGKILRKDLRAKLAAGGPN